The following are encoded in a window of Mycobacteroides chelonae CCUG 47445 genomic DNA:
- a CDS encoding flavin-containing monooxygenase yields the protein MSNGAYGAGDELPSRDIRVVVIGAGMSGLCMASTLRHRGIASFTVYEKADEVGGTWRDNTYPGLQCDVPSRYYSYSFAPNPGWTKGFSPGPEIHQYFVRFADEQGLRQHIRFGAAVTRAEWVDGPDQSHWELEISDGSRDTADVVVSATGVLHLPRLPDIDGLRTFAGPCFHSARWDHSVQYVGKRVGLIGTGSSGVQIISALAGEVQSLSVFQRSAQWVAPVPNFTYSSMSKSMWSRVPILNMFSYRLWRFYFERGVGGSVVNPGVRRRLIQGFVRASHRLLIRDRALREKLHPDYEPLCRRLVMSVPFFKAVQRPNVAIVTEGIERIVPQGVITNDGVLHELDILVCATGFDAHSYLRPMEVLGRAGVKLSEVWSDGPRAYRAVGLAGFPNFFLLIGPNSPIGNNSLISIAETQVKFAMHWIDEIRYGRVQSVAPTTHAADTFNAEVRRAMPNTVWSSGCDSWYLGADGVPELWPWPPVDYRRTLTSPKREDFAIT from the coding sequence GTGAGCAATGGCGCTTACGGAGCAGGCGACGAGCTGCCGTCCCGCGATATCCGCGTAGTGGTAATTGGGGCTGGCATGTCCGGTCTGTGCATGGCCTCCACCCTCCGGCACCGGGGCATCGCCAGCTTCACCGTCTACGAGAAGGCCGACGAGGTCGGCGGAACCTGGCGGGACAACACCTACCCCGGCCTGCAGTGCGATGTGCCGTCGCGCTACTACTCCTACTCCTTCGCCCCGAATCCCGGTTGGACCAAAGGCTTCTCACCAGGTCCAGAGATCCACCAATACTTCGTGAGATTCGCCGACGAGCAGGGTCTGCGCCAGCACATCCGATTCGGCGCAGCCGTCACCCGAGCCGAATGGGTGGACGGGCCGGACCAATCCCACTGGGAGTTGGAAATTTCGGACGGCAGCCGCGACACCGCTGACGTCGTGGTCAGTGCCACCGGAGTGCTGCATCTTCCCCGTCTTCCCGATATCGACGGGCTGCGCACCTTCGCCGGTCCGTGCTTTCACTCGGCCCGGTGGGACCACTCCGTGCAGTACGTGGGGAAACGGGTCGGGCTTATCGGCACCGGATCCTCGGGAGTCCAGATCATCAGCGCGCTGGCCGGCGAGGTGCAGAGCCTCTCGGTGTTCCAGCGCTCGGCACAGTGGGTCGCACCGGTGCCCAACTTCACCTACTCGTCCATGTCGAAATCGATGTGGTCCCGGGTACCGATACTTAACATGTTCTCTTATCGATTGTGGCGCTTCTACTTCGAGCGGGGCGTGGGCGGATCTGTGGTCAATCCCGGTGTACGGCGCCGACTCATCCAGGGGTTCGTGCGGGCATCGCATCGGCTACTCATCCGCGATCGCGCGCTGCGCGAGAAGCTGCATCCCGATTACGAGCCACTGTGCCGACGACTGGTCATGTCGGTGCCGTTCTTCAAGGCGGTACAACGCCCCAACGTCGCGATCGTCACGGAGGGTATCGAACGCATCGTGCCACAGGGCGTCATCACAAACGACGGGGTGCTGCATGAGCTCGACATCCTGGTGTGTGCCACAGGTTTTGACGCTCATTCCTATTTGCGTCCGATGGAGGTTCTCGGCCGCGCCGGGGTCAAGCTCAGCGAGGTCTGGAGCGACGGGCCGCGCGCGTACCGCGCCGTGGGCCTGGCCGGATTCCCGAACTTCTTTCTCCTGATCGGGCCGAACAGTCCGATCGGAAACAACTCGCTAATCTCGATCGCCGAGACGCAGGTGAAGTTCGCGATGCATTGGATCGACGAAATACGTTACGGCCGAGTTCAATCGGTGGCACCGACCACGCATGCCGCAGATACCTTCAACGCCGAGGTGCGGCGGGCCATGCCCAATACCGTGTGGTCCTCGGGATGTGACAGCTGGTATCTGGGAGCCGACGGCGTACCGGAGCTGTGGCCCTGGCCTCCCGTCGACTACCGCCGTACGCTCACCTCGCCGAAACGCGAGGACTTCGCAATCACTTAG
- the hpt gene encoding hypoxanthine phosphoribosyltransferase produces the protein MTCEQQQSCGEQYSGDVKSVLLTEEQIRARTQELGAAIGEKYRDIEGDLLLVTVLKGAVMFVSDLARAIPIPTQMEFMAVSSYGSATSSSGVVRILKDLDRDIQNLDVLIVEDIIDSGLTLSWLMRNLTSRGPRSLNVVSLLRKPEAKKVDVDVALVGFEIPNEFVVGYGLDYGERYRDLPFIGTLHPRVYTG, from the coding sequence GTGACCTGCGAACAGCAACAGTCATGCGGCGAGCAATACAGCGGCGACGTGAAATCGGTGCTCCTCACCGAGGAGCAGATTCGTGCCCGGACTCAGGAGCTTGGCGCCGCCATCGGCGAAAAGTATCGCGACATCGAGGGCGACCTGCTGCTGGTGACCGTGCTCAAGGGTGCCGTCATGTTTGTCTCGGATTTGGCCAGGGCCATCCCCATCCCGACCCAGATGGAGTTCATGGCGGTCAGCTCGTATGGCTCGGCAACCTCGTCCTCCGGTGTGGTGCGCATCCTCAAGGATCTGGATAGGGACATCCAGAACCTCGACGTCCTGATCGTCGAGGACATCATCGATTCCGGGCTGACCCTGAGCTGGCTCATGCGGAACCTCACCTCGCGCGGCCCACGGTCATTGAACGTGGTTTCGCTGCTGCGCAAGCCCGAGGCTAAGAAGGTCGACGTCGACGTCGCTCTCGTCGGCTTCGAGATCCCCAATGAATTCGTGGTCGGTTACGGGCTCGACTACGGCGAGCGATACCGCGATCTGCCTTTCATCGGCACGTTGCACCCGCGCGTCTATACCGGCTAA
- a CDS encoding LLM class flavin-dependent oxidoreductase: MSTPLRFGAFITPFHPVGQNPTTALEYDLDRVVALDRLGYDEAWFGEHHSGGYELISCPEVFIAAAAERTKHIRLGTGVVSLPYHHPLMVVDRWILLDHITRGRVIFGTGPGALPTDAYMMGIDPLDQRQMQEESLEAILALLRAAPDERISRETSWFTLRDAQLQLRPYTHPYPEILTAAMFSPSGPRLAGKLGAGLLSLSASIPGGFAALENAWEVVREQAAAHGHPEPDRSSWRVLGIMHLAETREQAIEDCTYGLPDYAHYFGAVGVLPLANEVDGVQADPREFVKAYVDEGNCCIGTPDDAIDYVQGLLDKSGGFGTFLMLGHDWASPEATFKSYELFARKVIPHFTGQLTAARISHDWAQAKRGELLGRAGEAVAKAIGEHQNDRAQKGHA; encoded by the coding sequence ATGAGCACCCCACTGCGATTCGGTGCCTTCATCACCCCGTTTCATCCTGTCGGCCAAAACCCCACCACCGCACTGGAGTACGACCTAGACCGGGTGGTTGCCCTGGATCGGCTGGGTTATGACGAGGCCTGGTTTGGTGAGCATCACTCCGGCGGCTACGAGTTGATCTCCTGCCCCGAAGTCTTCATTGCCGCTGCGGCCGAGCGCACCAAGCACATCAGGCTGGGCACTGGGGTGGTGTCACTGCCCTACCACCATCCATTGATGGTGGTGGATCGCTGGATTCTGCTGGACCACATCACCCGGGGCCGTGTCATATTCGGTACCGGACCCGGTGCGCTGCCGACGGACGCGTACATGATGGGCATCGACCCGCTCGACCAGCGCCAGATGCAGGAGGAGTCGCTGGAGGCGATCCTGGCGCTGCTGCGCGCGGCACCGGATGAGCGCATTAGCCGCGAAACATCCTGGTTCACTTTGCGGGATGCACAGCTGCAGCTGCGCCCCTACACCCACCCCTATCCGGAAATCCTTACCGCGGCGATGTTTTCCCCTTCGGGTCCGCGGCTGGCCGGAAAGCTCGGCGCCGGCCTGCTGTCCTTGTCAGCATCGATCCCGGGTGGATTCGCGGCATTGGAGAACGCCTGGGAAGTGGTGCGTGAACAGGCGGCCGCCCACGGCCACCCCGAACCAGATCGGTCCAGCTGGCGGGTGCTCGGCATCATGCACCTCGCCGAAACACGTGAGCAGGCCATCGAGGACTGTACGTACGGTCTGCCGGACTACGCACACTACTTCGGTGCCGTCGGGGTGCTGCCGCTTGCGAATGAAGTAGACGGCGTGCAGGCGGACCCACGCGAGTTCGTCAAGGCCTATGTGGACGAAGGGAACTGCTGCATCGGGACTCCCGACGATGCCATCGACTACGTCCAGGGCCTGCTCGACAAGTCGGGCGGCTTCGGTACATTCCTGATGCTGGGGCACGATTGGGCTTCACCGGAGGCCACGTTCAAATCCTATGAACTGTTCGCCCGCAAGGTGATTCCGCATTTTACGGGACAGCTCACCGCCGCCAGGATCTCGCACGACTGGGCGCAGGCCAAGCGCGGCGAGCTCCTGGGCCGTGCCGGCGAGGCCGTCGCCAAGGCCATCGGCGAACATCAGAACGACCGAGCACAGAAAGGGCATGCGTGA
- a CDS encoding zinc-binding dehydrogenase, producing MRASVLRNGAMVYRDDVADPVPGEGQVLVKVTACGICGSDLHFAKHGAQAIELSKQMAGMPSLTDGVDLGADVFMGHEFAAEVIEAGPGTQAPAPGTAVTSIPILLSAKGIEPIVYSNSTLGGYAEQMLLSAQLLLPIPNGLDPRHAALTEPMAVGLHAVNKSGIQPGTGAIVIGCGPVGIAVIAALHNLGIEPVVAADYSPARRDLARRMGAHEIVDPGVEPAFEAWSRVGKGAPVIFEAVGVPGILNTVLRDAPHSSRVVVVGVCMEPDAITPYFGIAKEVALQFVLAYDPTEFSETLRRIAHGEIDVAHLVTGEVGLEDVGSAFADLGDPGHHCKILVVP from the coding sequence ATGCGAGCATCGGTGCTGCGCAACGGCGCGATGGTCTATCGAGACGATGTGGCCGACCCGGTGCCCGGAGAAGGACAGGTACTCGTCAAGGTCACCGCATGCGGAATCTGCGGATCCGACCTTCATTTCGCAAAGCACGGTGCGCAAGCCATCGAACTGTCCAAGCAGATGGCCGGCATGCCCAGCCTTACCGACGGCGTCGACCTGGGCGCCGATGTCTTTATGGGACATGAGTTCGCCGCCGAAGTGATCGAGGCTGGGCCGGGGACGCAGGCCCCCGCGCCAGGGACCGCTGTGACTTCAATTCCAATCTTGCTATCTGCCAAGGGAATCGAACCCATCGTCTATAGCAACAGCACACTCGGCGGCTACGCCGAGCAGATGCTGTTGAGCGCTCAGCTGCTGCTACCCATCCCCAACGGCCTCGACCCGCGGCACGCCGCACTCACCGAACCGATGGCGGTCGGTCTGCATGCCGTCAACAAATCGGGCATCCAACCCGGTACTGGAGCGATCGTCATCGGGTGTGGCCCGGTCGGCATTGCGGTGATAGCGGCCCTGCATAACCTCGGCATCGAGCCTGTTGTCGCCGCGGACTACTCCCCCGCGCGGCGTGATCTTGCCCGGCGCATGGGAGCACACGAGATCGTCGACCCCGGCGTCGAGCCCGCCTTCGAGGCCTGGTCCCGAGTCGGCAAGGGCGCGCCGGTGATCTTCGAGGCCGTCGGTGTGCCGGGCATTCTCAACACCGTGTTGAGGGATGCGCCGCACAGCTCACGGGTGGTGGTTGTGGGCGTCTGCATGGAGCCCGATGCCATCACCCCCTACTTCGGGATCGCCAAGGAAGTTGCGCTTCAATTCGTACTCGCCTATGACCCGACAGAGTTCTCCGAGACGCTACGGCGAATCGCGCACGGCGAGATCGATGTTGCGCACCTCGTTACAGGTGAGGTAGGTCTGGAAGATGTCGGATCGGCATTTGCCGATCTCGGCGATCCGGGACACCACTGCAAGATATTGGTGGTGCCGTAA
- the tilS gene encoding tRNA lysidine(34) synthetase TilS, translating into MAVALSGGADSLALAAAAVGQGWAVTALIVDHGLQQSSAEVAAQARNQALALGCRDTSVLTVAVDGPGGLEAAARAARYAALRQASDGLPVLLAHTLDDQAETVLLGLGRGSGGRSIAGMRPWDAPWGRPFLDIRRAETRAACTEWGLTPWEDPHNVDPRFVRVRLRHEVLPLLEQVLGGGVAEALARTAASLREDGDVLDEQARAAFSGAGSLEVSGLRDVAPAVRRRVIRLWLLAGGAQDLNDSQIRAVDGLIGQWHGQGGVAVGADLPYQRLVASRSGDRLVLSIHDV; encoded by the coding sequence GTGGCCGTGGCGCTCTCGGGCGGCGCTGATTCGCTGGCACTCGCGGCGGCTGCCGTCGGGCAGGGCTGGGCGGTGACCGCGCTGATCGTCGACCACGGGCTGCAGCAGTCCTCGGCCGAGGTTGCGGCCCAGGCGCGGAATCAGGCGTTGGCCCTGGGATGTCGTGACACGTCGGTTCTTACTGTGGCCGTTGACGGCCCGGGCGGTCTGGAAGCGGCTGCCCGGGCTGCCCGGTATGCCGCGCTGCGCCAGGCCAGTGACGGGCTGCCTGTGCTTCTTGCCCATACACTCGATGACCAAGCTGAGACGGTGCTGCTGGGGCTCGGGCGAGGATCCGGGGGGCGTTCCATCGCCGGAATGCGCCCATGGGATGCCCCCTGGGGGCGCCCGTTCCTGGATATTCGTCGCGCCGAGACACGTGCGGCCTGCACCGAATGGGGTCTTACCCCATGGGAAGACCCGCACAATGTGGATCCGCGCTTCGTCCGCGTGCGTCTGCGTCATGAGGTGCTGCCGTTACTGGAGCAGGTTCTCGGAGGTGGTGTGGCCGAGGCCCTCGCCCGAACCGCGGCCTCGCTACGCGAGGACGGCGATGTGCTCGACGAGCAGGCGCGGGCGGCCTTCTCCGGTGCGGGTTCACTCGAGGTCTCGGGACTGCGCGATGTGGCACCCGCCGTGCGCAGGCGGGTGATCAGACTTTGGCTGCTGGCCGGTGGCGCACAGGATCTGAACGACAGCCAGATTCGGGCGGTGGATGGGCTCATCGGCCAGTGGCATGGGCAGGGCGGGGTCGCGGTGGGCGCTGACTTGCCGTACCAGCGCCTGGTGGCCTCGAGGTCGGGTGACCGGCTGGTGCTGTCGATCCACGACGTCTAA
- a CDS encoding SIMPL domain-containing protein — MRVQRRTALTRTAAVAATAAMAVLLAGCGDDSTGSPESTRNVTVVGKGEVKGAPDVLRADVGVSVTAKDVSGALSQASEKAQAVIDAVVGAGVAREDVQTNELSIQPEQTYPQGGPARITGYNATNSVRINVRDLKKASEVLDKAVQAGGDAARLSGVSFDLDNDADLVKGARERAFNDAKARAEQYAGLSGSKLGKVLRIDESHGSVPPPAPMMGKRAPMQADASFAPPLEPGQQTVTFEVSVIWELT; from the coding sequence ATGCGGGTACAAAGACGGACAGCACTGACCCGGACGGCCGCGGTGGCTGCCACCGCGGCGATGGCGGTGCTCCTGGCCGGCTGCGGTGATGATTCCACCGGCAGCCCAGAGTCCACTCGGAACGTGACGGTCGTCGGCAAGGGCGAGGTCAAAGGTGCACCCGATGTCCTGCGTGCCGATGTGGGCGTATCGGTGACCGCCAAGGACGTCTCCGGGGCACTGTCTCAGGCCAGCGAGAAGGCTCAGGCCGTCATCGACGCCGTGGTCGGCGCCGGGGTGGCCCGCGAGGACGTGCAGACCAACGAGCTGTCCATCCAGCCCGAACAGACATACCCGCAGGGCGGTCCCGCACGTATCACCGGGTACAACGCGACCAACTCGGTGCGTATCAACGTCCGCGATCTCAAGAAGGCATCCGAAGTCCTGGACAAAGCAGTGCAGGCCGGCGGTGACGCGGCACGGCTGTCAGGGGTCAGCTTCGATCTGGACAACGACGCCGACCTGGTGAAGGGTGCGCGGGAGCGTGCCTTCAACGACGCGAAGGCCCGCGCCGAGCAGTACGCCGGCCTATCGGGCTCCAAACTGGGCAAGGTGTTGCGTATCGACGAATCCCACGGATCGGTGCCTCCCCCCGCGCCGATGATGGGTAAGCGGGCACCCATGCAAGCTGACGCGTCGTTCGCGCCACCGCTGGAACCCGGACAGCAGACGGTGACATTCGAGGTAAGCGTCATCTGGGAGCTGACCTAA
- a CDS encoding SIMPL domain-containing protein: MGDITVVGHGEASGSPDVFMATVGVSVRSRRIAGVMADVKAKARAVIDAVLDSGVSAEDVRTAWMSVHPQFDGNKITGYSADNSVRITVRDLSKVSDVLDKAVTAGGEAAQLSGVSFDLQDSTDLATQARERAFADARARAEQYATLSGGTLGKVLRIDETGSHSSPSPRAEFAMLRAASGPPVEAGQQTVSADITVTWELA, encoded by the coding sequence ATGGGTGACATCACGGTTGTCGGCCACGGCGAGGCCAGCGGTAGTCCCGACGTATTCATGGCCACGGTCGGTGTGTCGGTCCGCTCACGGCGTATCGCCGGGGTGATGGCCGACGTGAAGGCCAAGGCCCGTGCGGTGATCGATGCAGTGCTCGACTCGGGTGTGTCCGCCGAAGACGTGAGAACCGCATGGATGTCGGTGCACCCGCAATTCGACGGCAACAAGATCACCGGGTACTCGGCCGACAACTCGGTACGGATCACCGTCCGCGACCTGTCGAAGGTCTCCGATGTGCTGGATAAGGCCGTCACCGCGGGAGGTGAGGCCGCACAGCTGTCCGGGGTCAGCTTTGATCTGCAGGACAGCACCGATCTCGCGACCCAGGCACGTGAACGGGCATTCGCCGATGCCAGGGCCCGGGCCGAGCAGTACGCAACCCTGTCCGGGGGGACGCTGGGCAAGGTGCTGCGCATCGACGAGACCGGAAGCCATTCGAGCCCGTCCCCGCGGGCAGAGTTCGCAATGCTGCGTGCGGCGAGCGGGCCACCGGTGGAGGCGGGTCAGCAGACCGTCAGCGCCGACATCACCGTGACCTGGGAGCTAGCATGA